The proteins below are encoded in one region of Prevotella melaninogenica ATCC 25845:
- the nusG gene encoding transcription termination/antitermination protein NusG: MADTEKKWYVLRAVSGKEAKVKEYIDAQLRLNEKLAERVFEVLLPMEKHATVRKDGKRVVKEKLSLPGYVLVQANMTPDVASTLRFMPNVLGFLGGMSEPSPVRQADINRLLGNVEDTELEEVQNVPYMVGETVQVTDGPFSGFHGIIEEVNAEKHKLKVMVMIFGRQNPLELSFMQVAKEE; this comes from the coding sequence ATGGCAGATACAGAAAAGAAATGGTATGTTCTTCGTGCTGTCAGCGGTAAAGAGGCAAAGGTAAAAGAATATATCGATGCTCAATTACGTCTGAACGAAAAACTTGCTGAGCGTGTTTTTGAGGTTTTATTACCTATGGAAAAACACGCAACTGTGCGTAAAGATGGGAAGCGTGTTGTCAAGGAGAAATTAAGTCTCCCTGGTTATGTGCTTGTTCAGGCCAATATGACACCTGACGTAGCTTCTACGTTGCGTTTCATGCCTAATGTCTTAGGATTCCTCGGAGGTATGTCTGAACCATCACCTGTACGCCAAGCAGATATTAATCGTCTGTTGGGTAATGTGGAAGATACTGAACTTGAAGAGGTTCAGAATGTACCATATATGGTTGGTGAAACTGTTCAGGTTACTGATGGTCCTTTCAGTGGTTTCCATGGTATCATCGAAGAGGTGAATGCCGAGAAGCATAAGCTGAAAGTGATGGTGATGATTTTTGGTCGTCAGAATCCATTGGAGCTAAGTTTTATGCAAGTCGCAAAAGAAGAATAG
- the tuf gene encoding elongation factor Tu translates to MAKEEFVRTKPHVNIGTIGHVDHGKTTLTAAISKVLHEKGFGTEDVKSFDQIDNAPEEKERGITINSAHIEYETANRHYAHVDCPGHADYVKNMVTGAAQMDGAILVVAATDGPMPQTREHVLLARQVNVPRLVVFLNKCDMVDDAEMLDLVEMEVREILEQYGYEEDTPIIRGSALGALNGVEKWVDSVMELMDTVDTWIEEPEREIDKPFLMPVEDVFSITGRGTVATGRIETGICKVGDEVQLLGLGEDKKSVITGVEMFRKNLPTGQAGDNVGLLLRGIDKAEVKRGMVVVHPGAITPHDHFKASIYVLKKEEGGRHTPFGNKYRPQFYLRTMDCTGEIHLPEGVEMVMPGDNVEIEVVLIYKVALNEGLRFAIREGGRTVGSGQITEILPDVN, encoded by the coding sequence ATGGCTAAAGAAGAATTCGTGCGCACCAAACCGCATGTAAACATTGGTACTATCGGTCACGTTGACCACGGTAAGACCACTCTTACTGCAGCAATCTCAAAGGTTCTTCACGAGAAGGGCTTCGGTACAGAAGATGTTAAGTCTTTCGATCAGATTGATAATGCTCCTGAGGAGAAAGAGCGTGGTATTACCATTAACTCTGCACATATTGAGTACGAAACAGCTAACCGTCACTACGCACACGTAGACTGTCCAGGTCACGCCGACTATGTAAAGAACATGGTAACTGGTGCTGCTCAGATGGATGGTGCTATCTTGGTTGTAGCTGCTACTGATGGTCCTATGCCTCAGACTCGTGAGCACGTATTGCTCGCTCGTCAGGTAAACGTACCTCGCTTGGTTGTATTCTTGAACAAGTGTGATATGGTTGACGATGCTGAGATGCTTGACCTCGTTGAGATGGAGGTTCGTGAGATCCTCGAGCAGTACGGTTATGAGGAGGATACTCCTATTATTCGTGGTTCTGCACTCGGTGCTTTGAACGGTGTTGAGAAGTGGGTAGACTCTGTAATGGAGCTCATGGATACTGTTGACACTTGGATTGAAGAGCCAGAGCGTGAGATTGACAAGCCATTCTTGATGCCTGTTGAGGACGTATTCTCTATCACAGGTCGTGGTACTGTAGCTACTGGTCGTATCGAGACTGGTATCTGTAAGGTAGGTGATGAGGTTCAGTTGCTCGGTCTCGGTGAGGACAAGAAGTCTGTTATCACTGGTGTTGAGATGTTCCGTAAGAACCTTCCAACAGGTCAGGCTGGTGACAACGTAGGTCTCCTCCTTCGTGGTATCGATAAGGCTGAGGTTAAGCGTGGTATGGTTGTTGTGCACCCAGGTGCTATTACTCCTCACGATCACTTCAAGGCATCTATCTATGTATTGAAGAAGGAAGAGGGTGGTCGTCATACTCCATTCGGTAACAAGTATCGTCCACAGTTCTACCTCCGTACAATGGACTGTACAGGTGAAATCCACCTCCCAGAGGGCGTTGAGATGGTTATGCCAGGTGACAACGTAGAGATTGAAGTTGTATTGATCTATAAGGTTGCTTTGAACGAGGGTCTTCGTTTCGCTATCCGTGAGGGTGGTCGTACAGTAGGTTCTGGTCAGATCACAGAGATCCTTCCAGACGTAAACTAA
- a CDS encoding malate dehydrogenase: MNYLTNEKLVIVGAGGMIGSNMVQTVLTLGLTPNICLYDIYEPGVHGVFDEMEQCAFPGANLSYTVDPAEAFTGAKYIISSGGAPRKEGMTREDLLKGNCKIAADFGENIKKYCPDVKHVVVIFNPADVTALTALIHSGLKANQLTSLAALDSTRLQQALAHEFGVQQDKVTGAHTYGGHGEQMAVFASKVKIDGKPLAEMGLSAERWEEIKHHTVQGGSNIIKLRGRSSFQSPAYNAVKMIEAAMGGEKFTLPAGCYVNDEKLGFKNVMMAMPTTIDATGVHYTEPTGTPEEMASLQASYEHLCKMRDEIIGLDIIPAVAEWKNDNVNL, encoded by the coding sequence ATGAATTATTTAACAAACGAAAAACTCGTTATCGTCGGTGCTGGCGGTATGATTGGTTCTAACATGGTTCAGACCGTTCTCACACTCGGTCTCACTCCTAACATCTGTCTGTACGATATCTATGAGCCAGGCGTTCATGGTGTATTTGACGAGATGGAGCAGTGTGCTTTCCCAGGTGCTAACCTCTCTTACACCGTTGACCCTGCTGAGGCATTCACTGGTGCTAAGTACATCATCTCTTCTGGTGGTGCTCCTCGTAAGGAAGGTATGACACGTGAGGACTTGTTGAAGGGTAACTGCAAGATTGCAGCTGACTTCGGTGAGAACATCAAGAAGTACTGCCCAGACGTTAAGCACGTTGTTGTTATCTTCAACCCAGCTGACGTTACAGCATTGACAGCTCTCATCCACTCTGGTTTGAAGGCTAATCAGCTCACATCACTCGCTGCACTTGACTCTACTCGTTTGCAGCAGGCATTGGCTCACGAGTTTGGCGTACAGCAGGATAAGGTTACTGGTGCACACACATACGGTGGTCACGGTGAGCAGATGGCTGTATTCGCTTCTAAGGTTAAGATTGATGGCAAGCCATTGGCAGAGATGGGTCTTTCTGCAGAGCGTTGGGAAGAGATTAAGCACCACACAGTACAGGGTGGTTCAAACATTATCAAGCTTCGTGGCCGTAGCTCATTCCAGAGTCCAGCTTACAATGCTGTTAAGATGATTGAGGCTGCTATGGGCGGTGAGAAGTTCACCTTGCCAGCAGGTTGCTACGTTAACGACGAGAAGCTCGGCTTCAAGAACGTTATGATGGCTATGCCTACAACTATCGATGCTACTGGTGTTCACTACACTGAGCCAACAGGTACTCCAGAGGAGATGGCTTCTCTTCAGGCTTCTTACGAGCACCTCTGCAAGATGCGTGATGAGATCATTGGTCTCGACATCATCCCAGCTGTTGCTGAATGGAAGAACGACAACGTGAATTTGTAA
- the rpsU gene encoding 30S ribosomal protein S21, whose product MIIVPVKDGENIERALKKFKRKFEKTGVVKELRARQQFDKPSVKKRLKMERAVYVQHLRDAEE is encoded by the coding sequence ATGATTATTGTACCAGTAAAGGACGGTGAGAACATCGAGCGCGCGCTCAAGAAGTTCAAGAGAAAGTTTGAGAAGACAGGTGTTGTTAAGGAGCTTCGTGCTCGTCAGCAGTTTGACAAACCATCTGTTAAGAAGCGCTTGAAGATGGAACGTGCCGTTTACGTACAGCATCTTCGCGACGCAGAAGAGTAA
- the hpf gene encoding ribosome hibernation-promoting factor, HPF/YfiA family: protein MEIKIQSIHFDTTEKLQAFITKKAEKLEKSYEDIQKVEVQLKVEKPATALNKTTSLSVVVPGNTLFVEKTCDTFEEGIDQCLDAMKVQLTKFKEKQRKH from the coding sequence ATGGAAATTAAGATCCAGTCGATTCATTTCGACACAACCGAGAAGTTACAGGCCTTTATTACCAAGAAGGCTGAAAAATTAGAAAAGTCTTACGAAGACATTCAGAAAGTAGAGGTGCAATTGAAGGTAGAGAAACCTGCTACAGCATTAAATAAAACCACAAGTTTATCAGTAGTAGTTCCTGGTAATACCTTGTTTGTGGAGAAAACATGTGATACCTTTGAAGAAGGGATTGATCAGTGTTTAGATGCGATGAAGGTTCAGCTCACCAAGTTTAAGGAAAAACAAAGAAAGCATTAA
- the rplA gene encoding 50S ribosomal protein L1, whose translation MSKLTKNQKSVAEKVEAGKAYSLAEAAQLVKEITTTKFDASVDVDVRLGVDPRKANQMVRGVVSLPHGTGKVTRVLCLCTPDQEAAAKEAGADYVGLDEYVEKIKGGWTDIDVIITMPSCMGKLGPLGRVLGPRGLMPNPKSGTVTMDVAKAVKDVKQGKIDFKVDKAGIIHTSIGKVSMSPEQIYGNAKEFISTVIKLKPAAAKGTYIKSIFISSTMSKGVKIDPKSAE comes from the coding sequence ATGAGTAAACTGACAAAAAATCAGAAATCAGTAGCTGAGAAGGTTGAAGCAGGGAAGGCATATTCATTGGCAGAAGCAGCACAGTTGGTAAAAGAAATTACCACTACTAAGTTTGATGCTTCTGTAGATGTTGATGTACGTCTCGGTGTTGACCCACGTAAAGCTAACCAGATGGTTCGTGGCGTTGTGTCACTCCCACATGGTACTGGTAAGGTTACACGTGTGCTTTGTCTCTGTACACCTGATCAGGAGGCTGCCGCTAAGGAAGCTGGTGCTGATTATGTTGGTCTTGACGAATACGTTGAAAAGATCAAGGGCGGATGGACTGATATTGATGTTATTATCACTATGCCATCATGCATGGGTAAGTTAGGTCCTTTGGGTCGTGTACTCGGTCCTCGTGGCTTGATGCCAAACCCAAAGAGCGGTACTGTGACTATGGATGTTGCTAAGGCAGTAAAGGATGTTAAGCAGGGTAAGATTGACTTTAAGGTTGATAAGGCTGGTATTATCCATACTTCAATCGGTAAGGTTAGTATGTCTCCTGAGCAGATTTATGGTAACGCGAAGGAGTTTATCTCTACTGTTATCAAGCTGAAGCCTGCTGCTGCTAAAGGTACATATATCAAGAGTATCTTTATTTCTAGCACAATGAGTAAGGGTGTCAAGATTGATCCTAAATCAGCTGAATAA
- the xerC gene encoding tyrosine recombinase XerC, whose translation MPMVEKFLDYIKFERNYSPMTVINYRKDLTEFERFYKELEPQLSWESIDSDIVRNWMEYMMDRGNSASSVNRRLSALRSFYRFALRRKLIEKDPVHGLQGPKRQKTLPQFLKESEMERLLDSKMWTDSYKDVLERTIIITFYVTGIRLSELIGLDDKDIDNVTCEIKVTGKRNKQRIVPFGKELADVFAQYQEVRNATVKGDSKAFFQTEKGKRMTTAQVRTLVKKNLSKVSTLKKRSPHVLRHTFATAMLNHEAGLESVKKLLGHESLSTTEIYTHTTFEQLKKVYKNAHPRA comes from the coding sequence GTGCCGATGGTAGAAAAGTTCTTAGATTACATTAAGTTTGAAAGGAATTATTCCCCGATGACAGTAATCAACTATCGTAAGGACTTAACGGAGTTCGAACGATTCTACAAGGAACTTGAACCTCAGCTCTCTTGGGAGTCTATAGACTCTGATATTGTCAGAAATTGGATGGAGTACATGATGGATAGAGGTAATTCTGCTTCGTCTGTCAATAGAAGACTCAGTGCGCTGAGGTCTTTCTATAGATTTGCACTTCGTCGTAAACTTATTGAAAAAGACCCTGTTCATGGTCTTCAAGGTCCTAAAAGGCAAAAGACTCTCCCTCAATTCCTAAAGGAGTCGGAAATGGAAAGGCTGTTGGATTCTAAGATGTGGACAGATAGTTATAAGGACGTACTTGAACGTACTATAATTATAACATTCTACGTAACGGGTATTCGTTTGTCAGAATTGATTGGTCTTGATGATAAAGATATTGACAATGTCACTTGTGAAATTAAAGTAACAGGTAAGAGAAATAAGCAACGAATTGTTCCCTTTGGTAAGGAACTTGCTGATGTGTTCGCTCAGTACCAAGAAGTACGCAACGCAACAGTAAAAGGTGATTCCAAAGCCTTTTTTCAAACAGAAAAGGGCAAAAGGATGACGACTGCACAGGTAAGAACTTTGGTTAAGAAGAATCTTTCAAAGGTGTCAACGTTGAAAAAACGTTCACCACACGTTCTTCGCCATACGTTTGCCACGGCAATGCTCAATCATGAAGCAGGACTGGAAAGTGTAAAGAAGCTGCTTGGCCATGAGAGTCTGTCAACGACAGAGATTTATACTCATACAACTTTCGAGCAGTTGAAGAAAGTCTATAAAAATGCCCATCCAAGGGCTTAA
- the rplK gene encoding 50S ribosomal protein L11 codes for MAKEVAGLIKLQIKGGAANPSPPVGPALGSKGINIMGFCKEFNARTQDKAGKVLPVVITYYNDKSFSFIIKTPPAAVQLMEAAKVKGGSGEPNRRKVGSVTWEQVKAIAEDKMPDLNCFTVESAMKLIAGTARSMGITVKGDFPGK; via the coding sequence ATGGCTAAAGAAGTAGCTGGATTAATCAAATTACAGATTAAAGGTGGCGCTGCAAATCCTTCCCCTCCAGTAGGCCCAGCATTGGGTTCTAAGGGTATTAATATCATGGGATTTTGTAAGGAGTTCAACGCCCGTACCCAGGACAAGGCTGGTAAAGTTCTTCCAGTCGTTATTACCTACTACAACGATAAGTCTTTCAGCTTTATCATCAAGACTCCTCCTGCAGCTGTACAGCTCATGGAAGCTGCTAAGGTGAAAGGTGGATCTGGAGAGCCAAACCGTAGAAAGGTTGGATCCGTAACTTGGGAGCAGGTAAAAGCTATCGCAGAAGACAAAATGCCAGACCTCAACTGTTTTACAGTAGAGAGTGCAATGAAGCTTATTGCTGGTACTGCTCGTAGTATGGGTATCACTGTAAAAGGGGACTTCCCTGGTAAATAA
- a CDS encoding aminopeptidase P family protein produces the protein MTHTINERVGRLRSWMKENGFTAFVFPSSDPHNSEYVADHWKSREWISGFSGSAGTAVVTLEHAALWTDSRYFIAVEKELQGTDFKLMKLRVEGTPSVSEWLASELSTYEKAVVGLDGNVNSFAEVAAMEQELATKGNITVRTDADPMAELWTDRPVIPDNMVSLHPLEYSGESTSSKVSRVRKHLLECCADGLLVTALDEIAWVLNLRGSDVHCNPVFVSYLLISPENITLYINNVKLPDDVKAYLISERIDVQAYESVVEGLRLYAGKSLLVDMSSTNYSLATAVPFEKVCSGVSPIASMKAVKNKVEQDGFRAAMLRDGVAVVKFLAWLKSAVEAGGQTEISLDERLTALRAEQPKFKGISFDTIVGYEAHGAVVHYEATPETDIPVQPHGLVLIDSGAQYLDGTTDITRTIALGELSEEQRRVYTLVLKGHIQLDRCRFPAGACGSQIDALARAPMWREGYNYMHGTGHGVGSYLNVHEGPHQIRMEWRPAPLQAGMTVTNEPGIYLEGKFGVRIENTLLIVPAESTAFGDFLKFETLTLAPIDTAPIVLEMLSTEEREWLNNYHRRVYESLFPYLEGNEKEWLRKATLPI, from the coding sequence ATGACACATACAATTAATGAGCGTGTTGGCAGATTACGCTCCTGGATGAAAGAGAATGGGTTTACTGCTTTTGTTTTCCCAAGTAGTGATCCCCATAATAGTGAATATGTAGCTGACCATTGGAAGAGCCGTGAGTGGATATCAGGCTTTAGTGGGTCGGCAGGAACGGCAGTTGTCACTTTAGAACATGCTGCGCTATGGACGGATTCACGTTATTTTATTGCAGTAGAGAAGGAACTGCAAGGGACTGATTTTAAGCTAATGAAACTTCGTGTGGAGGGAACTCCGTCTGTGTCAGAATGGCTTGCAAGTGAACTGTCTACTTATGAAAAGGCTGTGGTTGGACTGGATGGGAATGTAAACTCTTTTGCAGAGGTTGCTGCGATGGAACAAGAGTTGGCGACAAAAGGGAACATTACAGTGCGAACAGATGCCGACCCTATGGCTGAACTTTGGACGGACAGACCTGTCATTCCTGATAATATGGTAAGTCTTCATCCGTTAGAATATTCTGGAGAATCAACTTCGAGTAAGGTAAGTAGGGTTCGTAAGCATCTTTTAGAATGTTGTGCTGATGGATTATTAGTAACAGCTCTCGATGAGATTGCATGGGTGTTGAACTTGCGAGGGAGTGATGTGCACTGTAACCCTGTTTTTGTATCTTATCTATTGATTTCCCCCGAAAATATTACTTTATATATAAATAATGTAAAACTTCCCGATGATGTTAAAGCCTATTTGATTTCAGAACGTATAGATGTACAGGCTTATGAATCGGTTGTAGAGGGACTTCGTTTATATGCGGGTAAATCGCTGTTAGTAGATATGTCCTCTACAAACTATTCGTTGGCAACGGCAGTGCCTTTTGAGAAGGTGTGCTCGGGTGTTTCTCCAATTGCCAGTATGAAGGCTGTGAAGAACAAAGTGGAGCAGGATGGCTTCCGTGCTGCGATGTTGCGTGATGGTGTGGCAGTGGTAAAATTCCTTGCGTGGCTAAAGTCTGCTGTTGAGGCTGGTGGACAGACGGAAATCTCACTTGATGAGCGTTTAACGGCTCTACGTGCAGAACAGCCAAAGTTTAAGGGTATCTCTTTTGATACGATAGTAGGATATGAAGCGCATGGAGCTGTTGTACATTATGAAGCAACGCCAGAGACGGATATTCCTGTTCAGCCACATGGTTTGGTGCTCATTGATAGTGGAGCGCAATATTTAGATGGTACGACAGATATTACAAGAACTATTGCTTTGGGTGAATTGTCAGAAGAACAGCGTCGAGTTTATACTTTGGTGTTGAAGGGACATATTCAACTTGATAGGTGTCGTTTTCCTGCAGGTGCGTGTGGATCACAGATTGATGCGCTTGCACGTGCACCGATGTGGCGTGAAGGGTATAACTACATGCATGGAACAGGGCATGGAGTAGGGAGTTATCTGAATGTGCATGAAGGTCCTCACCAAATACGCATGGAATGGCGTCCTGCTCCCCTTCAAGCAGGAATGACAGTTACTAATGAGCCTGGTATTTATCTGGAAGGAAAATTTGGTGTGCGTATAGAAAACACATTGTTGATTGTTCCTGCTGAATCTACAGCCTTTGGTGATTTTCTTAAGTTTGAAACACTTACGCTCGCACCGATTGACACGGCTCCGATTGTGCTTGAAATGCTGAGTACTGAGGAACGTGAGTGGCTTAATAACTACCATCGTCGTGTTTATGAAAGTTTGTTTCCATATTTGGAAGGCAACGAGAAAGAATGGCTGAGAAAGGCAACTTTGCCAATCTAA
- the rplL gene encoding 50S ribosomal protein L7/L12 — MADVKAIAEELVNLTVKEVNELATVLKDEYGIEPAAAAVAVAGPAAAAAGGAAEEKSDFDVVLVDAGANKLKVVKAVKEACGLGLKEAKDLVDGAPSTLKEGMAKAEAENLKAAIEAEGAKVELK; from the coding sequence ATGGCAGACGTAAAAGCTATTGCAGAAGAGTTAGTAAATCTTACTGTTAAGGAAGTAAATGAGTTGGCAACTGTCCTCAAGGACGAGTATGGTATTGAGCCTGCAGCTGCAGCTGTTGCTGTAGCTGGTCCTGCTGCAGCTGCTGCAGGTGGCGCAGCTGAGGAGAAGTCAGATTTTGACGTAGTTCTTGTTGACGCTGGTGCTAACAAGCTCAAGGTTGTTAAGGCTGTTAAGGAGGCTTGTGGTCTCGGTTTGAAGGAAGCTAAGGACCTCGTAGACGGTGCACCTTCTACTTTGAAGGAGGGTATGGCTAAGGCTGAGGCTGAGAACCTGAAGGCTGCTATTGAGGCTGAGGGTGCTAAGGTTGAGTTGAAGTAA
- the secE gene encoding preprotein translocase subunit SecE, with the protein MFNKIVNYCKACYDELAHKTTWPSRAQLTHSAMVVISASVIIALVVFAMDSVFQRVMEFVYPR; encoded by the coding sequence ATGTTTAATAAGATAGTTAATTATTGCAAGGCTTGCTACGACGAACTTGCGCATAAAACTACATGGCCATCACGCGCTCAACTTACACATAGTGCAATGGTAGTTATTTCTGCTTCCGTTATCATTGCATTGGTTGTGTTTGCAATGGACTCTGTGTTCCAACGCGTAATGGAATTTGTATATCCAAGATAA
- the rplJ gene encoding 50S ribosomal protein L10, with the protein MKKEVKDTIIAELGEKLKNYPHFYLVDVTGLNAEATSSLRRKCFKSEINMVVVKNNLLHKAFEASDVDFEPLYGSLKGNTAVLFSQTANVPAKLLKEYKKEGIPALKAAYAEESLFIGADKLEELAALKSKNELIADVVALLQSPAKNVVSALQSGAGTIHGVLKTLGERPE; encoded by the coding sequence ATGAAGAAAGAAGTAAAAGATACAATTATCGCTGAACTCGGTGAGAAGTTAAAGAACTATCCTCATTTCTATTTGGTTGATGTAACTGGATTGAATGCTGAGGCTACAAGTTCTCTTCGCCGTAAGTGTTTCAAGAGCGAAATCAATATGGTTGTTGTGAAGAATAACCTTCTTCACAAAGCTTTTGAAGCTTCAGATGTAGATTTTGAACCACTGTATGGTTCTTTGAAGGGTAATACAGCAGTTTTGTTTTCTCAGACTGCTAATGTGCCAGCAAAGTTGTTGAAGGAGTATAAGAAGGAAGGTATTCCTGCTCTTAAGGCAGCTTACGCAGAGGAATCTCTGTTTATTGGTGCTGATAAACTCGAAGAACTTGCAGCTCTCAAGAGCAAGAACGAACTTATTGCAGACGTTGTGGCATTGCTACAGTCTCCAGCAAAGAACGTTGTTTCTGCTCTCCAGTCAGGTGCTGGCACCATCCATGGTGTGCTTAAGACTTTAGGCGAGCGTCCTGAGTAA